One window of the Dromaius novaehollandiae isolate bDroNov1 chromosome 25, bDroNov1.hap1, whole genome shotgun sequence genome contains the following:
- the SHC2 gene encoding SHC-transforming protein 2, which produces MLPEPKYDRFRNDALTAAPRRPPAAPMPSPAPSPAGAAPALAHPCPPLGEEQEAVTTFCMLIPRMPQWKFSGPTGFLSRSPSGSSKELSSPARAGGPAEPGGAPSGLAAVLSACEPVCSAPCSLQVMSRLRGGAGAARKAARLEGVRPAGEDWSRKGSFISKPAQGWLHPDERVLGPGVSYIVRYMGCIEVLRSMRSLDFNTRTQVTREAINRLYEAVPGVKGIWKKKAPNKALFSILGKSNLRFAGMSIAVNISVDGLNLTIPTTRQIVANHHMQSISFASGGDTDTTDYVAYVAKDPINQRACHILECCDGLAQSVINTVGQAFELRFKQYLHSPPKAVVPPDRALGAEESAWGDDEDAAEHDYYNSIPGKEPPPGGLVDSRLRHVRAQPPGPGATGQGGFSPRRDPSGQPGPPWEPEVQGQPGDGYLQADGQPPGPRDYEEHMYVNTRSLDTWEPDTGPGAPEDSPKKDLFDMRPFEDALKLHECIAGGGSTPPFEDRWPSPPTRRAPIAPTEEQLRREPWYHGKMSRRDAERLLQADGDFLVRDSITNPGQYVLTGMQGGQPRHLLLVDPEGVVRTKDVLFESISHLISHHRQREQPIVAAESELHLRQVVRRKQ; this is translated from the exons ATGCTGCCGGAGCCCAAGTATGACCGCTTTCGCAACGACGCGCTgacggccgccccgcgccggccgccggccgcccccatGCCGTCGCCGGCCCCCTcgcccgccggcgcggccccggccctggcccacCCGTGCCCCCCGCTCGGCGAGGAGCAGGAGGCCGTCACCACCTTCTGCATGCTCATCCCCAGGATGCCCCAGTGGAAGTTCTCCGGCCCCACGGGCTTCCTCAGCCGCagcccctcgggctccagcaagGAGCTCTCCTCGCCGGCCAGGGCGgggggccccgcggagccggggggggcccccTCCGGGCTGGCCGCCGTGCTGAGCGCCTGCGAGCCCGTCTGCTCCGCGCCCTGCTCGCTGCAGGTGATGAGccggctgcgcggcggggccggggccgccagGAAGGCCGCCCGCCTCGAGGGGGTCCGGCCGGCCGGCGAGGACTGGAGCCGCAAGGGCAGCTTCATCAGCAAGCCGGCGCAGGGCTGGCTCCACCCCGACGAGCGGGTGCTGGGACCCGGCGTCTCCTACATCGTCCGG TACATGGGCTGCATCGAGGTGCTGCGCTCCATGCGGTCCCTGGACTTCAACACCCGCACGCAGGTCACCAG GGAAGCCATCAACAGACTGTACGAGGCGGTGCCGGGCGTGAAGGGCATCTGGAAGAAGAAG gcccccaaCAAGGCGCTCTTCTCCATCCTGGGCAAGAGCAACCTCCGCTTCGCCGGCATGAGCATCGCCGTCAACATCTCCGTCGACGGCCTCAACCTCACCATCCCCACCACGCGCCAG ATCGTCGCCAACCACCACATGCAGTCCATCTCCTTCGCCTCCGGAGGGGACACG GACACCACCGACTACGTCGCCTACGTCGCCAAGGACCCCATCAACCAGAGAG CCTGCCACATCCTGGAGTGCTGCGACGGGCTGGCGCAGAGCGTCATCAACACAGTGGGCCAGGCCTTCGAGCTGCGCTTCAAGCAGTACCTGCACAGCCCCCCCAAGGCGGTGGTGCCCCCAGACAG GGCGCTGGGCGCGGAGGAGTCGGCATGGGGCGACGACGAGGATGCCGCCGAGCACGACTACTACAACAGCATCCCGGGCaaggagccgccgccgggggggctcgTCGACTCCCGGCTGCGGCACGTCCGCGctcagccccccggccccggcgccacCGGCCAG ggcggATTTTCCCCCCGACGAGACCCCAGCGGCCAGCCGGGACCGCCGTGGGAGCCGGAGGTGCAGG GCCAGCCCGGCGACGGCTACCTGCAGGCGGAcgggcagcccccggggccgcgggactACGAGGAGCACATGTACGTCAACACGCGGAGCCTGGACACCTGGGAGCCCGAcaccggccccggggcgcctGAGGACAGCCCCAAAAAGGACCTCTTCGACATGC GACCCTTCGAGGACGCGCTGAAGCTCCACGAGTGCATCGCGGGGGGCGGCAGCACCCCCCCCTTCGAGGACCGGTGGCCGAGCCCCCCcacccgcagggcccccatcgcCCCCACGGAGGAGCAGCTCCGGCGGGAGCCCTGGTACCACGGGAAGATGAGCCGGCGGGATGCCGAGAGGCTCCTGCAGGCGGACGGGGACTTCCTGGTGCGGGACAGCATCACCAACCCGGGGCAGTACGTGCTGACGGGCATGCAGGGCGGGCAGCCCAGGCACCTGCTGCTGGTGGATCCCGAGGGCGTG GTGCGGACCAAGGACGTGCTCTTCGAGAGCATCAGCCACCTCATCAGCCACCACCGGCAGCGCGAGCAGCCCATCGTGGCCGCCGAGAGCGAGCTGCACCTGCGCCAGGTGGTCAGGAGGAAGCAGTGA
- the LOC135323587 gene encoding uncharacterized protein LOC135323587: MEEAGHLKPPVSNLPLRAGSRQALVQEGKILPPAPGFPNHSCTQLTAPAGSFYQSPHGAGKLEGVLEHSPGLPKQWPGPPRLPEQGTAHAAPRQGTQGPCACPGCTRLCPHPKARETPFRVPHVQARLWETCGFCTNISLPPGGILRAGPLCCLVPLLPPASPRKQPRRTQPEPTSLSASWGGSPHCYLWLRSGWQLALKSQSTLSSERRGFVITINTPFFSGQTVCPRPRAQPRPWVPLWRWVAGAAGGGAADGTAAGGGDADGGAADGTAAGGGDAGDSSPLSQVVCKGGRRWQGHGPPPAPGPGFSIFSSSARACPAPGSTPAPCCATRAWGPGSPLRPFPPQPGYRGQIWRKRRPRAPPPRGTAVLHRVPGTGSSSRACSAAHVPARRS; this comes from the exons ATGGAGGAGGCAGGACACCTGAAG CCGCCGGTCTCTAACCTGCCCTTGCGTGCTGGTTCGCGCCAGGCCCTGGTCCAGGAGGGTAAAATCTTGCCTCCTGCGCCGGGATTTCCTAACCACAGCTGCACCCAGTTAACCGCCCCTGCGGGCTCCTTCTACCAGAGCCCCCACGGCGCTGGTAAGTTGGAGGGGGTGTTGGAGCACTCTCCGGGGCTCCCAAAACAGTGGCCAGGTCCCCCCCGCCTCCCGGAGCAGGGAACCGCGCACGCGGCACCCCGGCAGGGCACGCAGGGTCCATGCGCGTGTCCTGGCTGCACGCGGCTGTGTCCCCATCCCAAAGCACGCGAAACCCCGTTCCGCGTCCCGCACGTGCAAGCACGACTCTGGGAAACGTGTGGGTTTTGCACGAACATATCCCTTCCCCCCGGTGGGATCCTGCGCGCGGGTCCTTTGTGCTGTCTCGTCCCTCTGCTCCCGCCAGCAAGCCCGAGGAAGCAGCCCCGGCGAACGCAGCCTGAACCCACCTCCCTCTCCGCGAGCTGGGGGGGCAGCCCCCACTGCTATTTATGGCTGAGGTCAGGCTGGCAGCTTGCACTAAAGAGCCAGAGCACATTGTCCTCAGAACGGAGAGGATTCGTCATTACGATCAATACACCTTTCTTCTCCGGACAAACCGTCTGTCCCCGTCCCCGAGCCCAGCCCCGCCCGTGGGTCCCGCTGTGGCGCTGGgtggccggggctgcgggcggtggGGCTGCGGATGGCACGGCTGCGGGCGGTGGGGATGCGGATGGTGGGGCTGCGGATGGCACGGCTGCGGGCGGTGGGGATGCGGGCGACTCTTCCCCGCTCTCGCAGGTGGTTTGCAAGGGAGGGCGGCGCTGGCAGGGACAcggccccccgccagcccccggccccggcttcaGCATCTTCAGCAGCTCCGCCAGGGCCTGTCCCGCGCCCGGGAGCACCCCCGCGCCCTGCTGTGCCACCCGCGCCTGGGGTCCCGGCTCCCCCCTGAGGCCTTTTCCCCCCCAGCCGGGCTACAGGGGGCAAATCTGGAGAAAGAggcggccccgagcccccccgccccgcggcacgGCTGTGCTGCACCGGGTGCCCGGCACCGGCAGCTCGTCACGCGCGTGCTCAGCTGCGCACGTGCCTGCTCGCCGCTCCTAA
- the LOC112988058 gene encoding hippocampus abundant transcript 1 protein-like isoform X1: MTGEKKKKKRLNRSVLLAKKIVIRDGASRQGIGEPSVYHAVVVIFLEFFAWGLLTTPMLTVLHQTFPQHTFLMNGLIHGVKGLLSFLSAPLIGALSDVWGRKSFLLLTVFFTCAPIPLMKISPWWYFAVISMSGVFAVTFSVIFAYVADITQEHERSTAYGLVSATFAASLVTSPAIGAYLSQAYGDTLVVVLASGVALLDIGFILLAVPESLPEEMRPVSWGAPISWEQADPFASLRKVGQDSTVLLICITVFLSYLPEAGQYSSFFLYLRQVIGFSSETVAAFIGVVGILSILAQTVVLGILMRSIGNKNTILLGLGFQILQLAWYGFGSQPWMMWAAGAVAAMSSITFPAISAMVSRNADPDQQGVVQGMITGIRGLCNGLGPALYGFVFYLFHVELNEMAEVETLGKAPKPNMANPTDESSIIPGPPFLFGACSVLLSLLVALFIPEHNLALRSGSHKKHSNGAQTHSPQAGGSDGKEPLLEDSSV; this comes from the exons ATGACCGgcgagaagaagaagaagaagcggCTCAACCGCAGCGTCCTGCTGGCCAAGAAGATCGTCATCCGCGACGGGGCCAGc CGACAGGGGATTGGAGAACCCAGTGTGTACCATGCCGTAGTGGTTATTTTCCTGGAGTTTTTTGCCTGGGGGTTGCTGACCACTCCTATGTTAACG GTGTTACACCAGACTTTTCCTCAGCATACGTTCTTGATGAATGGCCTGATTCATGGAGTCAAG GGCCTGCTTTCTTTTCTAAGTGCCCCGCTGATAGGTGCTCTCTCTGATGTTTGGGGCAGGaaatccttcctcctcctcactgtgTTCTTCACGTGTGCGCCAATTCCCCTTATGAAGATCAGTCCATG GTGGTATTTTGCTGTCATTTCCATGTCTGGAGTCTTTGCTGTCaccttttctgtgatttttgcctATGTTGCTGATATCACACAGGAGCATGAACGCAGCACAGCATATGGCTTG GTGTCAGCCACGTTTGCTGCCAGTCTGGTCACAAGTCCAGCAATCGGTGCATACCTTTCCCAAGCCTACGGTGATACGCTGGTGGTTGTGCTAGCTTCAGGTGTTGCTTTGCTGGATATTGGTTTCATCTTGCTGGCTGTGCCAGAATCTCTGCCTGAAGAGATGCGCCCAGTCTCCTGGGGAGCTCCCATCTCTTGGGAGCAAGCAGACCCATTTGCT TCCCTGCGGAAAGTGGGTCAGGATTCTACAGTGCTACTCATCTGTATCACCGTCTTTCTCTCCTACCTTCCTGAAGCTGGCCAGTACTCCAGCTTCTTCCTGTACCTGCGACAG GTCATTGGTTTTTCCTCGGAGACTGTAGCAGCCTTTATTGGTGTAGTTGGAATTCTCTCTATACTGGCCCAG aCAGTAGTGTTGGGAATTCTTATGCGTTCAATAGGAAACAAAAACACCATCTTATTGGGATTAGGCTTCCAGATCCTGCAGCTTGCCTGGTATGGCTTCGGATCACAGCCTTG GATGATGtgggcagcaggagctgtggcTGCTATGTCTAGTATCACGTTCCCAGCCATTAGTGCCATGGTGTCTAGAAATGCTGACCCTGACCAACAGG GTGTAGTTCAAGGGATGATCACTGGAATTCGGGGTCTATGTAATGGACTGGGGCCAGCTCTCTACGGCTTTGTCTTCTATCTCTTTCATGTGGAGTTGAATGAAATGGCTGAGGTGGAAACTTTAGGTAAAGCTCCAAAACCCAACATGGCCAACCCTACAGATGAG AGCAGCATTATCCCAGGGCCTCCTTTCCTCTTTGGGGCATGTTCTGTCCTGCTGTCGCTCCTAGTGGCCTTGTTCATTCCAGAACACAACCTTGCACTGAGATCAGGCAGCCACAAGAAACATAGCAATGGAGCCCAGACCCACAGCCCGCAGGCTGGAGGATCGGATGGCAAGGAGCCCCTGCTCGAGGACAGTAGTGTATGA
- the LOC112988058 gene encoding hippocampus abundant transcript 1 protein-like isoform X2 encodes MTGEKKKKKRLNRSVLLAKKIVIRDGASRQGIGEPSVYHAVVVIFLEFFAWGLLTTPMLTVLHQTFPQHTFLMNGLIHGVKGLLSFLSAPLIGALSDVWGRKSFLLLTVFFTCAPIPLMKISPWWYFAVISMSGVFAVTFSVIFAYVADITQEHERSTAYGLVSATFAASLVTSPAIGAYLSQAYGDTLVVVLASGVALLDIGFILLAVPESLPEEMRPVSWGAPISWEQADPFAVIGFSSETVAAFIGVVGILSILAQTVVLGILMRSIGNKNTILLGLGFQILQLAWYGFGSQPWMMWAAGAVAAMSSITFPAISAMVSRNADPDQQGVVQGMITGIRGLCNGLGPALYGFVFYLFHVELNEMAEVETLGKAPKPNMANPTDESSIIPGPPFLFGACSVLLSLLVALFIPEHNLALRSGSHKKHSNGAQTHSPQAGGSDGKEPLLEDSSV; translated from the exons ATGACCGgcgagaagaagaagaagaagcggCTCAACCGCAGCGTCCTGCTGGCCAAGAAGATCGTCATCCGCGACGGGGCCAGc CGACAGGGGATTGGAGAACCCAGTGTGTACCATGCCGTAGTGGTTATTTTCCTGGAGTTTTTTGCCTGGGGGTTGCTGACCACTCCTATGTTAACG GTGTTACACCAGACTTTTCCTCAGCATACGTTCTTGATGAATGGCCTGATTCATGGAGTCAAG GGCCTGCTTTCTTTTCTAAGTGCCCCGCTGATAGGTGCTCTCTCTGATGTTTGGGGCAGGaaatccttcctcctcctcactgtgTTCTTCACGTGTGCGCCAATTCCCCTTATGAAGATCAGTCCATG GTGGTATTTTGCTGTCATTTCCATGTCTGGAGTCTTTGCTGTCaccttttctgtgatttttgcctATGTTGCTGATATCACACAGGAGCATGAACGCAGCACAGCATATGGCTTG GTGTCAGCCACGTTTGCTGCCAGTCTGGTCACAAGTCCAGCAATCGGTGCATACCTTTCCCAAGCCTACGGTGATACGCTGGTGGTTGTGCTAGCTTCAGGTGTTGCTTTGCTGGATATTGGTTTCATCTTGCTGGCTGTGCCAGAATCTCTGCCTGAAGAGATGCGCCCAGTCTCCTGGGGAGCTCCCATCTCTTGGGAGCAAGCAGACCCATTTGCT GTCATTGGTTTTTCCTCGGAGACTGTAGCAGCCTTTATTGGTGTAGTTGGAATTCTCTCTATACTGGCCCAG aCAGTAGTGTTGGGAATTCTTATGCGTTCAATAGGAAACAAAAACACCATCTTATTGGGATTAGGCTTCCAGATCCTGCAGCTTGCCTGGTATGGCTTCGGATCACAGCCTTG GATGATGtgggcagcaggagctgtggcTGCTATGTCTAGTATCACGTTCCCAGCCATTAGTGCCATGGTGTCTAGAAATGCTGACCCTGACCAACAGG GTGTAGTTCAAGGGATGATCACTGGAATTCGGGGTCTATGTAATGGACTGGGGCCAGCTCTCTACGGCTTTGTCTTCTATCTCTTTCATGTGGAGTTGAATGAAATGGCTGAGGTGGAAACTTTAGGTAAAGCTCCAAAACCCAACATGGCCAACCCTACAGATGAG AGCAGCATTATCCCAGGGCCTCCTTTCCTCTTTGGGGCATGTTCTGTCCTGCTGTCGCTCCTAGTGGCCTTGTTCATTCCAGAACACAACCTTGCACTGAGATCAGGCAGCCACAAGAAACATAGCAATGGAGCCCAGACCCACAGCCCGCAGGCTGGAGGATCGGATGGCAAGGAGCCCCTGCTCGAGGACAGTAGTGTATGA